One genomic segment of Paenibacillus durus includes these proteins:
- a CDS encoding C40 family peptidase has protein sequence MKKKLAAAFLSLSIVLTLGAGSAFADSKMDKVIDRTIGTKYVSGGTSTNGFDCSGFTMYVFDKVGINLPHQSGSQYKMGKSVSRSDLRSGDLVFFNTSGRGVSHVGIYVGDGKFAHASSSKGVTISSLSDSYYVNRYVGAKRVMSSDAYQDATVDSQDNDDVQ, from the coding sequence TTGAAGAAGAAGTTGGCAGCAGCATTCCTGAGTTTGTCCATTGTTCTCACGCTCGGAGCAGGCAGCGCATTCGCTGATTCCAAAATGGATAAAGTAATCGACCGCACGATTGGAACGAAATATGTATCTGGTGGTACGAGTACCAACGGATTTGACTGTTCTGGATTTACGATGTATGTGTTCGACAAGGTCGGCATTAATCTTCCGCATCAGTCAGGCTCCCAATATAAAATGGGAAAATCGGTATCACGCAGTGATTTGAGATCCGGGGATCTTGTATTCTTTAACACTTCCGGACGAGGCGTTTCCCATGTCGGCATTTATGTCGGTGACGGCAAATTTGCCCATGCTTCCTCTTCGAAAGGCGTTACGATCAGTTCCCTGAGCGACAGCTACTACGTTAACCGTTATGTTGGCGCCAAACGAGTTATGAGCTCCGACGCTTATCAAGATGCGACCGTTGATTCTCAAGATAATGATGATGTGCAATAG
- a CDS encoding C40 family peptidase, which produces MKKKLAAAALSLVMAFTLGSGSAFADSKMDTVIAKTLGTSYKTGGMSTAGFDCSGFTKYVYKKMGFTLPRTSKAQYKVGTAVSRSKLRAGDLVFFNTFGNGVSHVGIYVGNGKFANSSSSRGVTISSMSQSYWANRYVGAKRVMSTKAYQSVAYD; this is translated from the coding sequence ATAAAGAAAAAACTTGCAGCTGCTGCATTGAGCCTTGTGATGGCTTTCACTTTAGGGTCCGGAAGCGCTTTCGCAGACTCCAAAATGGATACGGTTATTGCAAAAACATTAGGAACCTCATATAAAACCGGCGGAATGAGCACGGCCGGCTTTGATTGTTCCGGATTCACCAAATACGTTTATAAAAAGATGGGATTTACCCTGCCTCGTACTTCCAAAGCGCAATACAAAGTAGGAACCGCCGTATCACGCAGCAAACTGCGTGCAGGAGATCTCGTGTTCTTCAATACGTTCGGAAACGGCGTCTCCCATGTCGGCATTTATGTCGGTAACGGCAAATTCGCGAATTCCTCTTCTTCGCGCGGCGTAACTATCAGTTCAATGAGCCAGTCCTACTGGGCCAATCGTTATGTTGGCGCCAAGCGGGTCATGAGCACAAAAGCATATCAATCCGTAGCTTACGATTAA
- a CDS encoding M1 family metallopeptidase — protein MRRFRTTFLFAALAALCLLGGVLWALSGSPAVSRSAAAPETAKSPASTRQGPAVKPAPPAPPVTPSTQALSRRVAEYHLSVQLAPDEKQLTAAETVTWIHPGKKPVSDLYFHLYPNAFASDKTTFMKESGGKLRSDRMPEDGFGSMTLTDVRTEDGVSLLHRMQYVQPDDGNPGDRTLIKIHLPQPVNGGESVTLRLQYEVQLPKIFARMGESGDFVMAGQWFPKLSVYEPVGTRGVKEEGWNLHQYHGNSEFYSDFGIYSVAISVPANYTVAATGFPVKNPRIIEGRKIYQFYADDVHDFAWAASPNFIYAEEAFSTAEVPGVRIKLYLDPLHKDLKERYFQAAKAALTAFSKWYGPYPYTTLSIVVPPKEGNGAGGMEYPTLITAFAANRDSADTSLERTVIHEIGHQYFYGMVASNEFEEAWLDESFTSYAEDRLMEQEYGIASNLPLQASLVTAPKPLTLNAWKYGGANAYTQNVYVRGKLVLKDIERQVGVKTMDSIMSTYARKYRFHHPATADFQKMVEKATKKSWQAYFEHYVYGGDAPDFSVESITVSKNKNGGYESLTTITNKGSLYPGVNVEFTFADGRTLQKTWNGQGGKTTFRLTSTAPLVSAEVDPGHEILLENKHMNNFRKASLPAAFVSRWTLSLTNAIETVLGTFVW, from the coding sequence ATGCGACGATTCCGCACAACCTTTCTCTTCGCCGCCCTGGCCGCCCTCTGTCTGCTGGGAGGAGTGCTATGGGCGTTATCCGGATCTCCTGCGGTCTCCCGGTCCGCCGCCGCCCCGGAAACGGCCAAGTCCCCGGCCAGTACCCGCCAGGGGCCGGCTGTAAAGCCCGCTCCGCCAGCCCCGCCGGTAACGCCGTCCACCCAGGCGCTCAGCCGGAGAGTAGCGGAGTATCACCTCAGCGTGCAGCTTGCTCCGGATGAAAAACAGCTGACCGCCGCCGAGACAGTAACATGGATCCATCCCGGCAAGAAACCGGTGAGCGATCTGTATTTTCATCTCTATCCCAATGCTTTTGCCTCGGACAAGACGACATTCATGAAAGAATCCGGCGGGAAGCTGCGCAGCGACCGCATGCCTGAGGACGGATTCGGCTCCATGACGCTGACCGATGTGCGCACGGAAGACGGCGTGTCCCTTCTGCACCGGATGCAGTACGTTCAGCCCGACGATGGCAATCCGGGCGACCGGACGCTGATCAAAATCCATCTCCCGCAGCCGGTAAACGGCGGGGAAAGCGTTACGCTCAGGCTCCAGTATGAAGTGCAGCTGCCGAAAATCTTCGCCCGTATGGGCGAATCCGGGGATTTTGTCATGGCCGGCCAGTGGTTCCCCAAGCTTAGCGTCTACGAACCGGTTGGAACGCGCGGCGTGAAGGAAGAAGGCTGGAACCTTCACCAGTATCACGGCAATTCTGAATTTTACAGCGACTTCGGCATATACAGCGTAGCTATTTCGGTTCCTGCAAATTATACGGTGGCCGCAACCGGATTCCCTGTCAAAAACCCCAGAATCATAGAAGGACGCAAAATCTATCAGTTTTATGCCGACGATGTCCATGATTTCGCCTGGGCTGCTTCCCCTAACTTTATCTATGCGGAGGAAGCGTTCTCTACGGCTGAAGTGCCCGGCGTGCGGATCAAGCTGTATTTGGACCCTCTGCACAAAGATCTGAAGGAGCGCTATTTCCAAGCCGCCAAAGCCGCATTGACCGCTTTCAGCAAATGGTACGGCCCGTATCCCTATACAACGCTGTCTATCGTCGTGCCGCCCAAAGAGGGCAACGGAGCAGGAGGCATGGAATATCCCACTCTGATTACTGCCTTCGCCGCGAATAGAGACTCTGCCGACACCTCGCTGGAGCGGACGGTGATTCACGAGATCGGACACCAGTATTTTTACGGCATGGTTGCAAGCAATGAATTCGAGGAAGCCTGGCTTGATGAAAGCTTTACCTCCTATGCCGAGGACAGGCTGATGGAACAGGAGTATGGGATCGCCTCCAATCTTCCGCTGCAGGCCAGTCTCGTCACTGCCCCCAAGCCGCTGACTCTGAATGCCTGGAAATACGGCGGAGCCAACGCCTACACCCAGAACGTCTACGTGCGGGGCAAGCTGGTGCTCAAGGATATCGAAAGACAGGTCGGCGTGAAGACGATGGATTCCATTATGTCCACCTATGCCCGCAAATATCGCTTCCACCATCCTGCCACTGCCGATTTTCAAAAAATGGTGGAAAAGGCGACCAAAAAGTCGTGGCAAGCTTACTTCGAACATTACGTATACGGCGGGGATGCTCCCGACTTCTCTGTTGAGAGCATTACAGTAAGCAAGAACAAAAACGGCGGTTACGAGTCGCTGACAACCATCACTAATAAGGGCAGCCTATACCCTGGCGTAAACGTCGAGTTCACCTTCGCTGACGGCCGGACGCTGCAGAAAACATGGAATGGCCAAGGGGGCAAAACCACGTTCCGGCTTACTTCTACGGCTCCTCTTGTTTCGGCCGAAGTGGACCCGGGTCACGAAATACTGCTGGAGAACAAGCATATGAACAACTTCAGAAAAGCATCTCTCCCCGCCGCCTTCGTCTCCCGCTGGACCCTCAGTCTGACAAATGCAATCGAAACTGTGCTCGGAACTTTCGTCTGGTGA
- a CDS encoding YwhD family protein, with protein sequence MDNKQPDSKKQIALNIVNAKSKHKGFGAGSIDLNNVSPVIIDGGEAVIDIGAMHAKSKVEKGIKFSANREDAPGGRQVWVVWVAVERTPEGQHYAGLTACEMWIDSEAKRGWKILADHVNKLDSALKRRIIVEGLGAQEKAALKSLLVSHNADWWNASPEELKQALEG encoded by the coding sequence ATGGACAATAAGCAGCCGGACAGCAAGAAACAGATTGCCTTGAATATTGTGAACGCTAAGAGCAAGCATAAAGGCTTCGGAGCAGGCTCAATCGACTTGAACAATGTGTCGCCTGTGATTATCGACGGCGGCGAAGCAGTCATCGACATTGGTGCCATGCATGCCAAGAGCAAGGTGGAGAAGGGCATCAAGTTCTCCGCGAATCGCGAGGATGCGCCGGGAGGCAGACAGGTGTGGGTTGTGTGGGTGGCGGTTGAACGCACGCCGGAAGGACAGCACTATGCCGGCCTGACCGCCTGCGAGATGTGGATTGACAGCGAAGCGAAACGCGGCTGGAAGATCCTTGCCGATCATGTGAATAAGCTGGATTCAGCGCTTAAACGGCGTATCATTGTAGAAGGGCTTGGCGCACAGGAGAAGGCGGCACTCAAATCGTTGCTCGTCTCGCATAATGCGGACTGGTGGAATGCGTCGCCCGAGGAATTAAAGCAGGCTCTCGAAGGCTAG
- a CDS encoding ABC transporter permease — protein MNHYLGASLRSLRRQKTLTLLTVAAIALSVALVAVLVALGDALDRARIDQAESLAGSFHVEFKNIKPADANALMKDKDVQKLGVGQILGNARIPGENFTLNLERFDKNSFALLGVKLLQGRLPESSSEILLDEQTADKLGIDFAAGKPVTLSLEASRLAADGSLRNKKVQDTVYTLVGIMRNHPATVAGRYGMGFTGLDSSSPEETVNVFVRFQDGVNPQAAAGMWREQLKLQEWQTNDNDMLLSAMGYQGDDNGSGGDLTRASLLIGGLVLLAACLVIYNIFQVSIVQRTRQFGMLRAVGAAPSQVRRSVLSEALLLCTAGIPAGLLIGILSSGAVTRAVAANINPDTLGVESAAQTIDVLQNHLRFPWTAAVLAAAVGLAATLVSVWMPARAASRVPPVIALSGFNGESVVKIRRRARTRAIGRFFLWETARLNLKRNRRRTVVTVVSLAMSATMFVALQSFVLSFNTTDMLTENMDSAFSLSAESPIAVKDIASIRSMPGVERVRTARVYKPPYDLKAHKAANIQNKAESSAWLLAHTFEAIGYDDETLRLLLARAGVQSPSLQEMRKQSLALVWNNDVNQRFDPNWKPPEPGTRVSFGNAAVDIAGVSDIIGIHRYFTPLGTTLLMHEDQVKAISPESGITYADVFVKSGMTPGQREALEKLLASIKKDTPGSTLTSLEEAKTEVEQSLAGIRSIGYGLIALITIIGALGIINTTLTGLHTRRVEFGTLQAIGMSGVQMSVMIVLESLHYGFRALLIGLPAGIGLSAFIMTVTRGIEYWSPPVVESLLAALCALALCLLSALPPLARMRRTSIVQSISDVD, from the coding sequence ATGAACCATTATCTGGGGGCAAGCCTTCGTTCCCTGCGAAGACAAAAAACGCTCACGCTGCTAACGGTTGCCGCCATTGCCCTCTCGGTCGCTCTGGTCGCCGTTCTCGTCGCGCTCGGAGACGCTCTTGACCGTGCCCGGATCGACCAGGCGGAATCGCTCGCGGGCAGCTTTCATGTTGAATTTAAGAACATCAAGCCCGCCGATGCCAATGCCTTGATGAAAGACAAAGATGTGCAAAAGCTTGGCGTTGGTCAAATACTTGGCAACGCCCGGATTCCGGGCGAGAATTTCACCCTCAATCTGGAACGGTTCGACAAGAACAGCTTTGCCCTGCTTGGAGTCAAGCTGCTGCAGGGCCGATTGCCGGAGAGCTCCTCGGAAATCCTGCTCGATGAACAGACAGCGGATAAGCTGGGAATTGACTTTGCCGCCGGGAAGCCCGTAACGCTTTCCCTGGAAGCTTCACGCTTGGCGGCGGACGGCTCCCTGCGGAACAAAAAGGTTCAAGACACTGTTTATACCCTCGTGGGCATTATGCGTAACCATCCCGCAACTGTGGCCGGCCGTTACGGAATGGGATTTACGGGACTTGATTCATCTTCGCCGGAGGAAACAGTGAATGTGTTCGTCCGCTTCCAAGACGGCGTGAATCCTCAAGCGGCCGCCGGGATGTGGCGAGAACAGCTTAAACTGCAGGAGTGGCAGACGAACGACAATGATATGCTGCTGTCCGCTATGGGCTATCAGGGCGACGACAACGGGAGCGGCGGGGATTTGACTAGAGCCAGTCTGCTTATCGGAGGGCTGGTGCTGCTGGCAGCCTGCCTAGTGATCTACAATATATTCCAGGTCTCGATCGTTCAGAGGACACGTCAGTTCGGCATGCTTCGCGCCGTTGGTGCCGCTCCGTCCCAGGTGCGCCGGAGCGTACTATCGGAAGCGCTGCTGCTGTGCACGGCAGGCATTCCAGCCGGGTTGCTGATCGGAATACTGTCCTCAGGAGCCGTCACCCGGGCCGTTGCGGCGAATATAAATCCTGATACACTCGGAGTCGAAAGCGCGGCCCAGACCATTGATGTCCTGCAGAACCACCTCCGGTTTCCCTGGACCGCCGCCGTCCTCGCGGCCGCTGTGGGACTTGCGGCCACGCTGGTTTCCGTCTGGATGCCGGCGCGCGCAGCCTCCCGTGTACCGCCAGTTATCGCCCTGTCTGGATTTAACGGAGAGAGCGTAGTCAAAATTCGACGGCGGGCACGTACCCGAGCCATCGGACGTTTCTTCTTGTGGGAGACAGCCAGGCTGAATCTGAAACGGAATCGGAGACGAACCGTCGTCACCGTCGTGTCGCTCGCCATGTCCGCCACGATGTTTGTGGCGCTCCAATCCTTTGTGCTATCGTTCAATACCACCGACATGCTGACCGAAAACATGGACAGCGCCTTTTCCCTCTCCGCCGAGAGCCCGATTGCGGTCAAAGACATTGCCTCCATCCGTTCAATGCCCGGAGTCGAAAGGGTTCGAACCGCGAGGGTCTACAAGCCGCCCTACGACCTTAAGGCACACAAAGCGGCCAACATTCAAAACAAAGCCGAATCCAGCGCATGGCTGCTTGCACATACTTTTGAAGCTATCGGCTATGACGATGAAACACTGCGGCTGCTGCTCGCCAGAGCGGGCGTACAGTCGCCATCTCTCCAGGAGATGAGGAAGCAATCACTTGCGCTGGTATGGAACAACGACGTTAATCAGCGTTTTGACCCGAACTGGAAACCGCCCGAACCCGGAACAAGGGTATCATTCGGGAACGCTGCGGTGGATATAGCGGGCGTTTCGGACATCATCGGCATCCACCGGTATTTCACACCACTCGGAACGACGCTGCTCATGCATGAGGATCAGGTTAAAGCAATCTCCCCGGAGAGCGGCATTACCTATGCCGACGTATTTGTGAAGAGCGGGATGACGCCCGGGCAACGGGAAGCGCTTGAAAAGCTGCTTGCATCCATCAAGAAGGACACGCCGGGAAGTACTCTGACATCCCTTGAGGAAGCCAAAACGGAAGTTGAACAGTCTCTGGCCGGCATCCGCAGTATCGGCTATGGATTAATCGCGCTGATTACAATAATCGGTGCGCTGGGTATCATCAACACCACGCTGACCGGACTGCATACCCGCCGGGTGGAATTCGGCACACTGCAAGCCATCGGCATGAGCGGCGTGCAGATGAGCGTGATGATTGTGCTTGAAAGCCTGCACTACGGATTCCGGGCGCTGCTGATCGGACTTCCTGCGGGAATTGGCCTGTCCGCATTCATAATGACGGTTACCCGCGGAATTGAATATTGGAGTCCTCCGGTCGTGGAGTCTCTCTTGGCCGCACTATGCGCTCTGGCTCTGTGCCTGCTCTCAGCCCTGCCTCCGCTTGCGCGGATGAGAAGAACAAGCATTGTACAGAGCATTTCAGACGTGGACTAA
- a CDS encoding ABC transporter ATP-binding protein, giving the protein MSILSCRHVSRVYGQGEARVTALSDATFDIPEGQFTVFTGPSGSGKSTLLHLCGGLDLPDEGQILIGGEDLYGMPEKRRAVFRRRTFGFVFQAFNLMPVLTAEENILMPLLLDKRRKDEAWFQELTCLLGISDRLKHLPGQLSGGQQQRVAIARALIAKPRVIFADEPTGNLDTDTGTEVLSLLRSSSRALGSTVVMITHDPGIAALAERRIHIVNGRLKEDGAE; this is encoded by the coding sequence ATGTCAATTTTATCCTGCCGGCATGTATCCCGCGTTTATGGTCAAGGCGAAGCCCGGGTCACGGCGTTATCGGACGCCACCTTCGACATTCCCGAAGGGCAATTTACGGTGTTTACGGGGCCGAGCGGAAGCGGGAAGTCGACGCTTCTGCACCTGTGCGGCGGACTGGATCTTCCCGACGAAGGCCAAATCCTGATCGGTGGCGAAGATTTGTACGGGATGCCAGAGAAAAGGCGGGCCGTCTTTCGCCGCCGGACGTTCGGCTTCGTCTTTCAGGCTTTCAATCTGATGCCCGTTCTGACGGCCGAAGAGAATATTCTGATGCCCCTGCTGCTCGACAAACGCCGCAAAGACGAAGCCTGGTTCCAGGAGCTTACTTGTCTGCTGGGCATCTCGGACCGCCTGAAGCATCTCCCTGGCCAGCTTTCGGGAGGACAACAGCAGCGGGTCGCCATCGCAAGAGCGCTGATCGCAAAGCCGCGCGTCATCTTTGCCGACGAACCCACCGGCAATCTTGATACGGACACGGGCACCGAAGTGCTTTCGCTGCTCCGTTCCTCGTCCCGGGCGCTTGGGAGTACCGTTGTCATGATCACCCACGATCCCGGAATTGCCGCTCTGGCGGAACGGAGAATACATATCGTCAACGGCCGGCTGAAGGAGGATGGGGCTGAATGA
- a CDS encoding HAMP domain-containing sensor histidine kinase, with protein MPGLTSGRLTGRIRRLSLKVWITLLLPVSLLCVFSVFSLVQQVWTAYESRFYPLVTVQEGTNGSPGDVTYVTWSGDPASGMTMKRMRQIGADTWGYRMMNRLFPVISIVLTGLSLFGLAVLFYRLKLRRPLLELRSGIERLRRQDLDFTIRYRSGDELGDLCAAFEEMRGQLDAAFKELWDAQESQRRMIQAFAHDLRTPLTVLKGCSDLIGLQTDKGSLSLETVKRNTQLMKENILRMERYADSLREMRSYEEWELKPETVGLTEWCRKLESQWTLLAKPARIRLAVICRGGGYAEVDSALLGRVLDNVAGNALRYASSRVDITLDLRDAGLQIKVEDDGPGFSPESLRRGFEPFYRADAARGTGLGLGLTIARSLTKRHGGNMSLRNIEAGASVLLRVPCRLYPALSAEC; from the coding sequence ATGCCGGGTCTTACTAGTGGACGGTTGACCGGACGGATTCGCAGACTGTCGCTCAAGGTCTGGATTACCCTGCTGCTCCCTGTCTCCTTGCTATGCGTATTCAGTGTGTTTTCGCTGGTGCAGCAAGTTTGGACAGCTTACGAGTCGCGCTTTTACCCTCTCGTCACCGTCCAGGAAGGAACAAACGGCTCACCCGGCGATGTGACGTATGTAACTTGGTCTGGAGATCCGGCATCAGGCATGACAATGAAGCGGATGCGGCAAATCGGGGCGGATACCTGGGGATACCGTATGATGAATCGCCTCTTTCCGGTTATCTCCATCGTCCTGACCGGACTGTCCCTGTTCGGATTGGCGGTTCTGTTCTACCGACTGAAGCTGCGCCGGCCGCTGCTGGAGCTGCGCAGCGGTATAGAGCGGCTGCGGCGGCAGGATCTGGATTTTACGATCCGGTACCGCAGCGGTGACGAATTGGGTGATTTATGCGCGGCATTCGAAGAAATGCGGGGACAACTTGATGCCGCCTTCAAAGAGCTGTGGGACGCGCAGGAAAGCCAGCGCAGGATGATCCAAGCCTTTGCTCATGATCTGCGCACTCCGCTGACCGTACTGAAAGGCTGCTCCGACCTTATTGGCCTGCAGACCGATAAGGGCTCCCTCAGTCTCGAAACCGTAAAGCGCAACACTCAGCTTATGAAAGAAAATATTCTGCGTATGGAACGGTATGCCGATTCACTACGGGAGATGCGCTCCTATGAAGAGTGGGAGCTCAAACCGGAAACCGTCGGCCTGACGGAATGGTGCCGTAAGCTGGAGTCGCAGTGGACCCTGCTCGCCAAACCGGCCAGAATACGCTTAGCGGTGATTTGCCGCGGCGGCGGCTATGCCGAAGTCGATTCCGCGCTCCTGGGGCGGGTTCTCGACAATGTGGCCGGAAATGCGCTCCGCTATGCTTCTTCACGCGTGGACATCACCCTGGACCTTCGCGATGCCGGGCTACAGATCAAAGTCGAAGATGATGGGCCTGGTTTCTCGCCGGAAAGCCTGCGGCGGGGATTCGAACCGTTCTACCGGGCGGATGCGGCGCGCGGAACGGGGCTGGGGCTCGGGCTAACCATCGCCCGCAGCCTGACGAAGCGACACGGCGGGAATATGAGTCTGCGGAATATAGAGGCCGGCGCCTCGGTCCTGCTCCGCGTACCCTGTCGGCTGTATCCGGCGCTTTCGGCCGAATGTTAG
- a CDS encoding response regulator transcription factor, producing MFLVKITINDTRTAYPLYFKEVLIRMKPVVLVADDERDIVSMVSEYLMTEGYEVWEAENGTDALELALKDPDLILLDVMMPGLDGFSICREIREAVQCPILFLSARVEEADRILGLSLGGDDYILKPFSIGELGARIQAHLRRERRRAAPPKRSKYGNIWIDYASREAGYGDTAIGLARKEYEILELLTLNPGLTFSRERMYERIWGYDAEGDAQAVTEHIKRLRAKLADSGEEQRIETVWGVGYRWRK from the coding sequence GTGTTTCTCGTAAAAATAACAATAAATGATACGCGCACAGCATATCCTTTATATTTTAAAGAGGTGCTGATCCGGATGAAGCCTGTTGTGCTTGTCGCTGATGACGAGCGGGATATTGTCTCGATGGTCTCGGAATATTTGATGACAGAAGGCTATGAGGTATGGGAAGCGGAGAACGGCACGGACGCGCTGGAGCTTGCCTTGAAAGACCCCGATCTGATTCTGCTTGATGTGATGATGCCGGGACTGGACGGCTTTTCCATCTGCCGGGAAATCCGCGAGGCGGTCCAATGTCCAATCCTTTTTCTAAGCGCCAGGGTGGAGGAAGCCGACCGCATCCTCGGCTTATCACTTGGAGGAGACGACTACATTCTTAAACCGTTCAGCATCGGGGAACTGGGTGCCCGGATTCAGGCCCATCTCCGGCGTGAACGGCGCAGGGCAGCGCCGCCAAAACGGTCAAAGTATGGTAATATTTGGATCGATTACGCTTCGCGGGAAGCGGGATACGGGGATACGGCGATTGGGCTTGCACGCAAGGAATACGAGATACTTGAACTGCTGACCCTGAATCCCGGCCTGACCTTCTCCCGTGAAAGGATGTACGAGCGGATCTGGGGATACGACGCGGAAGGCGACGCGCAGGCCGTGACTGAGCATATCAAGCGGCTGCGCGCCAAACTTGCAGACTCCGGCGAAGAGCAGCGAATTGAAACGGTCTGGGGGGTGGGGTACCGTTGGCGAAAATAG
- a CDS encoding AbrB/MazE/SpoVT family DNA-binding domain-containing protein — protein MKDTGMIRSLDNLGRIVVPVEIRMTRNIDIGDPIEFFILDDHIIVLRKYTSTECTFCRSLDNVTYFKDQFICNSCLQELVNHDQGDDEAEQEPGEEIHVPSSDLGAGKKKTKSDELRERLEQTMLEHPGANQKELAGMLGISQARVSQLKRKFSSGR, from the coding sequence ATGAAGGATACAGGTATGATCCGGAGTTTGGACAATCTTGGACGCATTGTGGTTCCCGTAGAAATCCGTATGACGCGCAATATAGATATTGGGGATCCGATTGAGTTTTTCATTTTGGACGATCACATTATTGTCCTGCGCAAATACACTTCAACGGAATGCACTTTCTGCAGGAGTCTAGACAATGTCACTTATTTTAAGGACCAATTCATCTGCAACAGTTGTCTTCAGGAGCTTGTGAATCACGATCAGGGCGATGACGAAGCGGAGCAGGAGCCGGGTGAGGAAATTCATGTTCCCTCTTCGGATCTTGGCGCAGGCAAAAAGAAAACCAAATCAGACGAACTTCGCGAGCGGCTGGAGCAAACGATGCTGGAACATCCGGGTGCCAATCAGAAGGAACTTGCCGGGATGCTCGGTATCAGCCAGGCAAGAGTCAGCCAGCTTAAGCGAAAGTTCTCAAGCGGCCGGTAG
- a CDS encoding copper amine oxidase N-terminal domain-containing protein: MNTRSKASRRTAALLAASTLTTLLFAAAPIEAAFASGASTPPTVPSAAESAILNDLSLEHSGFQENGTTYVPLKDISSLLDLQLLWNSDKSSLEVTGLYQAVSLKAGQPKAYTAAGKVIMLGAETLIRGGVTYVPEKLFSKAFGVPVVWKGDNRFAVPYATKYIKTSTGRELFWLNREHGVLYSGQSGTVPLRAGIIRVAGLDWVSMSARRINSASYAVEIENARGEPHINNTRWRALVSGGSLVRQAMTHYWNPRMLGMKRDVFAFQGNVVMVDGQTLTLVNPDGHIFKTYDLLEITGINDAFAVEFVDTDFLLVRPFQKGTLNLIDRRSGQSVQLYKQLLSADDQAWLEAYPDTEIDYPGDNLEFTGRSGDTLSFEWTSFTGGQKVHFTYTLSPLS; the protein is encoded by the coding sequence ATGAATACGCGAAGCAAAGCCTCCAGACGAACCGCCGCTCTGTTAGCCGCTTCCACTCTCACCACCCTGCTGTTTGCCGCTGCGCCGATTGAGGCAGCTTTCGCCTCCGGTGCTTCCACTCCGCCCACCGTCCCGTCCGCAGCAGAATCGGCCATCCTAAACGATCTGTCCTTGGAGCATTCCGGCTTTCAGGAGAACGGAACCACATACGTGCCATTGAAAGACATTTCATCCTTACTGGATCTTCAGCTGCTCTGGAATTCTGATAAATCCAGCCTCGAAGTGACGGGACTTTATCAGGCCGTCAGCCTGAAAGCGGGCCAGCCCAAAGCCTATACCGCAGCAGGGAAGGTGATTATGCTGGGGGCAGAGACGCTGATCCGGGGCGGAGTGACCTATGTGCCGGAGAAGCTGTTCTCCAAAGCTTTTGGCGTGCCGGTGGTCTGGAAAGGCGATAATCGATTTGCGGTCCCTTATGCGACAAAGTATATCAAGACGTCAACGGGACGCGAGCTGTTCTGGCTGAACCGGGAGCATGGCGTCCTGTACAGCGGACAGAGCGGTACAGTACCCCTGCGCGCAGGTATAATCCGGGTTGCCGGTCTCGATTGGGTGAGTATGTCCGCCCGCAGGATCAACTCGGCTAGCTATGCAGTTGAGATCGAGAATGCGCGCGGCGAGCCGCATATCAACAACACCCGCTGGCGCGCGCTTGTTTCAGGCGGTTCCCTGGTGCGCCAGGCGATGACCCATTACTGGAATCCCCGGATGCTCGGAATGAAGCGGGATGTTTTTGCTTTTCAGGGCAATGTGGTCATGGTCGACGGGCAGACACTGACGCTTGTGAATCCGGACGGGCATATTTTTAAAACCTATGATCTGCTGGAGATTACCGGCATTAATGACGCCTTCGCGGTGGAATTTGTGGATACCGACTTTCTGCTGGTACGGCCCTTCCAAAAAGGCACGCTCAATCTAATCGACCGCCGCAGCGGCCAGAGCGTTCAGCTGTATAAGCAGCTGCTCAGCGCGGACGACCAGGCCTGGCTAGAGGCATATCCCGACACCGAAATCGACTATCCCGGCGACAATCTTGAGTTTACCGGACGCTCGGGAGACACGCTTTCTTTTGAATGGACATCCTTCACTGGAGGGCAAAAGGTTCATTTTACGTACACGCTTTCCCCTTTATCTTAA